Part of the Halalkalibacter krulwichiae genome is shown below.
AAGCATTAAATGAATTAACAGGCAAGCGAGTTCACATCAACATCTTTGAAATCAAGCAAGCTGACCTTGATGCAAAGTTAGTTGCTGAAAACATTGCTCGTCAATTAGAAAATCGTATTTCGTTCCGCCGTGCTATGAAGCAAGCAATCCAACGTACAATGCGTGCAGGTGCTCAAGGTATTAAAACTCAAGTATCTGGTCGTCTTGGTGGTGCTGATATCGCTCGTGCAGAACATTATAGCGAAGGAACTGTTCCACTTCACACACTTCGTGCTGATATTGATTATGGTACAGCTGAAGCTGATACAACTTACGGTAAATTAGGTGTTAAAATCTGGATTTATCGTGGTGAAGTCCTTCCAACGAAAGGAACGAAAAAAGAGGAAGGAGGCAACTAATTATGTTAATGCCAAAACGTGTTAAATATCGTCGTGAACACCGTGGAAACATGCGCGGACGTGCGAAAGGCGGTACTGAAGTACATTTCGGTGAGTTCGGTTTACAAGCTACTGAAGCTTCTTGGATTACAAACCGTCAAATCGAATCTGCTCGTATTGCAATGACTCGTTACATGAAGCGTGGTGGTAAAGTTTGGATTAAGATTTTCCCTTCTAAACCATACACTGCTAAACCATTAGAAGTTCGAATGGGTTCTGGTAAAGGGGCACCTGAAGGATGGGTAGCTGTTGTCAAACCTGGTAAAGTAATGTTTGAAATTGCTGGTGTTTCAGAAGAAGTTGCTCGTGAAGCTTTACGTCTAGCTTCTCATAAATTACCGGTGAAATGTAAGTTTGTAAAACGCGAAGAAGTGGGTGGTGACGCAAATGAAAGCTAATGATATTCGTAACTTAACCACTGCTGAAATTGAGCAAAAAACGAAATCACTTAAAGAAGAATTATTTAACCTTCGCTTTCAACTAGCGACTGGTCAATTGGATAATCCAGCCCGTATTCGTGAAGTTCGTAAAGCAATTGCGCGTACGAAAACAGTATTGCGTGAACGTGAGCTTGGAATTAACAACGGCTAAAAAGGAGGTTTGCGAAAATGGAACGCAACCAACGTAAAGTTTACAGAGGACGTGTTGTTTCTGACAAGATGGATAAAACGATTTCTGTTCTTGTTGAAACTTATAAAAAAGATCGTCTTTACGGCAAGCGTGTTAAGTACTCTAAAAAGTACAAAGCCCATGATGAAAACAATAGCGCCAAAATCGGCGATATCGTAGAAATTATGGAAACTCGTCCGCTATCAAAAGACAAACGTTTCCGCTTAGTTGAAATTGTAGAAGAAGCGGTAATTATCTAATAGAATTCCTGATCTGAAGGGAGGTAAGTTTGTATGATTCAACAAGAATCCCGTTTAAAAGTTGCAGATAACTCTGGTGCTCGTGAGGTACTTTGTATCAAAGTTTTAGGTGGATCTGGTCGTAAAACAGCTAATATTGGTGATGTAATTGTTTGTTCGGTAAAACAAGCAACACCAGGTGGCGTTGTCAAGAAAGGTGACGTTGTTAAAGCTGTTATCGTACGTACGAAGAGCGGAGCTCGTCGTAACGATGGTTCATATATTAAGTTTGATGAAAATGCTGCTGTTATCATCCGTGATGACAAGAGCCCTCGTGGAACTCGTATTTTCGGACCTGTTGCTCGTGAACTTCGTGAAAACCAATTCATGAAAATTGTTTCTCTTGCTCCAGAAGTTCTTTAATAGAAGATTATCGAAAGGCCCTGTTAAGGAGGTGCGAACATGGCAAAGATGCATGTCAAAAAAGGTGACACAGTAAAAGTCATCTCTGGAAAAGATAAAGGGAAACAAGGTGTAATCCTTGAGGCATTCCCGAAGAAGAATCGTGTACTTGTTGAAGGTGTTAACATCGTGAAGAAACATGCTAAACCTTCTCAAGATAATCCACAAGGTGGAATCTTGAATATCGAAGCACCTATTCATTCTTCCAACGTTATGCCTATCGACCCTAAGTCTGGCGAACCAACTCGTGTAGGTTATAAAGTAGAGAACGGTAAAAAGGTACGTATTGCTAAGAAGTCTGGCGAAGCTTTAGATAAGTAGTCAGGTGTGAAAGGAGGTCAATCGCATGAGTCGATTAAAAGAAAAGTATTCAAGTGAAATCGTTCCTTCTCTAGTTGAGAAGTTTAACTATTCATCTGTAATGGCTGTGCCTAAGCTTGAAAAAATCGTTGTTAACATGGGTGTTGGTGACGCTGTTTCAAACGCGAAAGCATTAGATAAAGCTGTTGAAGAACTAGCTACTATTACAGGTCAAAAGCCTTTAGTTACTAAAGCAAAGAAATCTATCGCAGGATTCAAATTACGTGAAGGTATGCCAATCGGAGCTAAAGTTACACTACGTGGCGAGCGTATGTTTGAATTTCTTGATAAATTAATTACTGTATCACTTCCGCGTGTACGTGACTTCCGTGGTGTTTCTAAAAAAGCATTTGACGGTCGCGGTAACTACACACTAGGTGTTAAAGAGCAATTAATTTTCCCTGAGATTGATTATGATAAAGTTGATAAAGTTCGTGGAATGGACATTGTTCTTGTAACAACTGCTAAAACGGACGAAGAAGCACGTGAACTATTAACTCAAATGGGAATGCCATTTCAAAAATAATCAAAGTCGTATCGAAGAGGAGGGAAAACGTTGGCGAAGAAATCTATGATTGCAAAGCAAAAACGCACACAAAAGTATAAAGTACAAGAATATACTCGTTGTGAACGTTGCGGTCGTCCTCATTCAGTTTTGCGTAAGTT
Proteins encoded:
- a CDS encoding type Z 30S ribosomal protein S14, with amino-acid sequence MAKKSMIAKQKRTQKYKVQEYTRCERCGRPHSVLRKFKLCRICFRELAYKGQIPGVKKASW
- the rpsQ gene encoding 30S ribosomal protein S17 → MERNQRKVYRGRVVSDKMDKTISVLVETYKKDRLYGKRVKYSKKYKAHDENNSAKIGDIVEIMETRPLSKDKRFRLVEIVEEAVII
- the rpmC gene encoding 50S ribosomal protein L29, with the protein product MKANDIRNLTTAEIEQKTKSLKEELFNLRFQLATGQLDNPARIREVRKAIARTKTVLRERELGINNG
- the rplE gene encoding 50S ribosomal protein L5; amino-acid sequence: MSRLKEKYSSEIVPSLVEKFNYSSVMAVPKLEKIVVNMGVGDAVSNAKALDKAVEELATITGQKPLVTKAKKSIAGFKLREGMPIGAKVTLRGERMFEFLDKLITVSLPRVRDFRGVSKKAFDGRGNYTLGVKEQLIFPEIDYDKVDKVRGMDIVLVTTAKTDEEARELLTQMGMPFQK
- the rplP gene encoding 50S ribosomal protein L16, with the protein product MLMPKRVKYRREHRGNMRGRAKGGTEVHFGEFGLQATEASWITNRQIESARIAMTRYMKRGGKVWIKIFPSKPYTAKPLEVRMGSGKGAPEGWVAVVKPGKVMFEIAGVSEEVAREALRLASHKLPVKCKFVKREEVGGDANES
- the rpsC gene encoding 30S ribosomal protein S3 translates to MGQKVNPVGLRVGVIRDWESKWYADKDYADLLHEDIKVREYIEKRLKDASVSKVEIERAANRVNITISTAKPGMVIGKGGSEVEALRKALNELTGKRVHINIFEIKQADLDAKLVAENIARQLENRISFRRAMKQAIQRTMRAGAQGIKTQVSGRLGGADIARAEHYSEGTVPLHTLRADIDYGTAEADTTYGKLGVKIWIYRGEVLPTKGTKKEEGGN
- the rplX gene encoding 50S ribosomal protein L24, encoding MHVKKGDTVKVISGKDKGKQGVILEAFPKKNRVLVEGVNIVKKHAKPSQDNPQGGILNIEAPIHSSNVMPIDPKSGEPTRVGYKVENGKKVRIAKKSGEALDK
- the rplN gene encoding 50S ribosomal protein L14; the protein is MIQQESRLKVADNSGAREVLCIKVLGGSGRKTANIGDVIVCSVKQATPGGVVKKGDVVKAVIVRTKSGARRNDGSYIKFDENAAVIIRDDKSPRGTRIFGPVARELRENQFMKIVSLAPEVL